The following coding sequences lie in one Carassius carassius chromosome 1, fCarCar2.1, whole genome shotgun sequence genomic window:
- the LOC132140473 gene encoding axin-2, whose translation MNRTLTDPMVSSFREDDPRPPVPGEEGETTCHHASKLAMMRPKDPVKTIMADLRCSTARRDDLDGLGEPEGSASPDSPLARWTKSLHFLLGDQDGAQLFRSYLEREKCEDTLDFWFACNGFRQMDLKDTKTNRVAKAIYKRYIENNSVVAKQLKPATKTFIRDNIKRQQIDSAMFDQAQMEIQTAMEENAYQMFLTSDIYLEYVRTGCENPSHVNPNGLGSIKLVCGYLPTLNEEEEWSCNDFKAKALATVVGLSAKALRSPPSLRAVEVLEKGYRSYRRSDPGNPYRVASGYSFVPATSANDSEVSSDALTDDSMSMTDSSVDAIPPYKLGSKKQLQREMQRNMRMNGQVSLPPFPRTRRPPKEMTPVEPAAFAAQLIVRLERLKREQETMSSLEERLQQIQEEEERDESEVSGSSASHSLPLLPPGSCEEDPQAILDEHLSRVLKTPGCQSPGMLRHSPRSRSPEQRPPPRGGPGTRSQSGSVNGYMPAKTFISRQSTKHIHHHYIHHHAGTKSKEQIEVEATHRVQCLCHGASECGSAPYSRSRSLGRDQCGIPAEVASGHPSSLSKRLCKSGEDVNTEGLETTLLQLPADSTDRSQNVWQWILESDRQAKHKPHSTQNVKKSQCLDPTRTHTWGGGGSSGHLRAHQPAHPIVQDPTMPPLPPPNTLAQLEEACRRLEEVSKPSKQRHSTSSLQRDKSHPVPVQNGSSAFQTDEPKDLKKMSGCHSSLGSETVVTYFFCGEEIPYRRMMKTHSLTLGHFKEQLRKKGNYRYYFKKASDEFECGAVFEEVWDDCTVLPMYEGKILGKVERMD comes from the exons ATGAATAGGACACTCACAGATCCTATGGTCAGTAGCTTCAGAGAAGATGACCCACGTCCACCGGTCCCAGGGGAAGAGGGTGAGACAACATGCCACCATGCCAGCAAGCTGGCCATGATGAGACCGAAggatcctgtgaaaaccattatGGCTGATCTTCGCTGTTCCACAGCCAGGAGGGATGACTTGGATGGACTTGGGGAACCTGAGGGCAGTGCGTCCCCGGACTCCCCTCTTGCTCGGTGGACCAAATCTTTACATTTCCTTCTTGGGGACCAGGACGGTGCTCAACTTTTTCGGTCATATCTTGAACGTGAAAAATGCGAGGACACTTTAGATTTCTGGTTTGCCTGCAATGGTTTCAGGCAAATGGACCTCAAGGATACCAAAACAAACAGAGTTGCCAAAGCAATTTACAAGCGGTATATCGAGAACAACAGCGTTGTGGCCAAGCAGCTTAAACCTGCTACTAAGACCTTCATTAGGGATAATATTAAGCGTCAGCAGATTGACTCTGCAATGTTTGATCAGGCTCAAATGGAGATCCAGACGGCTATGGAGGAGAATGCCTATCAGATGTTCTTGACCTCAGACATATACCTTGAGTATGTCAGAACCGGGTGTGAGAACCCCAGTCATGTGAATCCTAACGGACTAGGAAGTATAAAGCTGGTGTGCGGATACTTGCCGACTCTAAATGAAGAGGAAGAATGGAGTTGTAATGACTTTAAAGCCAAAGCTTTGGCCACTGTAGTTGGACTGTCTGCCAAAGCATTACGGTCACCTCCATCCCTTCGCGCAGTGGAAGTTTTGGAGAAAGGCTACAG GTCTTATAGACGCAGCGACCCTGGAAACCCCTATCGTGTTGCGTCCGGTTATAGTTTTGTCCCTGCCACCAGTGCCAACGACAGCGAGGTCTCCAGCGATGCCTTGACGGATGACTCGATGTCCATGACGGACAGTAGTGT AGATGCCATACCTCCTTACAAGCTGGGGAGTAAAAAACAGTTACAACGAGAGATGCAACGCAACATGAGGATGAACGGCCAAGTGTCACTACCTCCGTTCCCT AGGACGCGGCGGCCACCAAAGGAGATGACTCCCGTGGAGCCAGCAGCCTTTGCGGCACAGCTGATAGTCAGACTGGAGCGTCTGAAGCGGGAACAGGAAACCATGAGCTCCCTGGAGGAGAGACTTCAACAGATTCAGGAG GAGGAGGAGAGGGATGAATCCGAGGTGTCTGGAAGCAGTGCATCCCACTCTCTGCCTTTGCTCCCTCCTGGCTCTTGTGAGGAGGACCCCCAGGCCATCCTGGATGAGCACCTTTCCCGAGTTCTCAAGACCCCTGGCTGTCAGTCTCCAGGAATGCTGCGGCATTCCCCACGCTCCCGCTCTCCTGAACAGCGCCCCCCGCCTCGGGGAGGTCCCGGCACCAGGTCGCAGTCTGGCTCTGTGAATGGATACATGCCGGCAAAGACCTTCATCTCCAGACAGTCGACCAAGCACATCCATCACCATTACATCCATCACCATGCTGGGACCAAAAGCAAGGAGCAAATCGAGGTGGAGGCGACCCACCGGGTGCAGTGCCTGTGCCATGGAGCTTCAGAATGCGGCTCTGCCCCCTACAGCCGCAGCCGGAGTCTGGGCCGAGACCAGTGTGGCATCCCTGCAGAAGTGGCCTCTGG GCATCCCAGCTCTTTATCTAAGCGTCTGTGTAAATCTGGAGAGGACGTCAACACAGAAGGGTTGGAAACCACTCTCCTCCAGCTGCCAGCTGACAGTACAGACCGCTCTCAAAATGTATGGCAGTGGATCCTGGAGAGCGACCGACAGGCCAAGCACAAGCCCCACAG CACTCAAAATGTAAAGAAGTCGCAGTGTTTGGatcccacacgcacacacacctggGGAGGTGGCGGAAGCAGTGGGCATCTCCGTGCCCACCAGCCCGCACACCCCATCGTTCAGGACCCCACTATGCCTCCTCTACCCCCTCCCAACACCCTGGCACAGCTGGAAGAGGCCTGCAGACGCCTTGAAGAAGTTTCCAAACCCTCTAAACAGAG ACATTCAACATCAAGCCTTCAGAGAGACAAGAGTCACCCAGTGCCTGTGCAGAATGGCAGTTCAGCGTTTCAAACTGATGA ACCAAAAGATCTCAAGAAGATGTCAGGTTGCCACAGTAGTTTGGGCTCAGAGACAGTGGTCACATACTTCTTTTGTGGTGAGGAAATCCCATACCGCCGGATGATGAAAACACACAGCCTCACACTCGGACACTTCAAGGAGCAACTGAGGAAAAAAGGAAACTACAG GTACTACTTCAAAAAGGCCAGTGATGAGTTTGAGTGCGGTGCCGTGTTTGAGGAGGTCTGGGACGACTGCACAGTTCTGCCCATGTATGAGGGCAAAATCCTCGGCAAAGTGGAGAGAATGGACTAA